A single window of Vibrio gazogenes DNA harbors:
- a CDS encoding YPO3983 family protein, which translates to MNAKDMHHGDYDEQTLKEQFDLRDVSAKLNAYTGLKFPEVYPGYYGGYSRQTEEYLSLAERSEIMFDEFRDLAKMFSWHGAYKNVINEMITHMQKNTGEPFSSPLLDQALKEQIEGDDSENSSLQHIKDALIKNIEWSEGIYPEAKEELLTSEVGRSILPRFDDFKDYTNGLVICVHDIWSAQITLQSLQVSGNQFTATVHYRVQDHFGLDDADISNWAYRQARIFRLWFVLQRWEQFDFKPFITEMNATVTIKGTRI; encoded by the coding sequence ATGAATGCCAAAGACATGCATCATGGCGATTATGATGAGCAGACATTAAAAGAGCAGTTTGATCTGAGAGATGTTTCAGCCAAGCTCAATGCTTATACAGGCCTGAAGTTTCCAGAAGTTTATCCTGGCTATTATGGCGGCTATTCCCGACAGACCGAAGAGTATCTCAGTCTGGCTGAACGTTCAGAGATTATGTTTGATGAGTTCCGTGATCTGGCGAAAATGTTCTCATGGCACGGTGCTTATAAAAATGTGATCAATGAGATGATCACGCATATGCAGAAGAACACCGGAGAGCCGTTTAGTTCTCCATTACTGGATCAAGCACTGAAAGAGCAGATTGAAGGAGATGATTCTGAAAACAGTTCTTTGCAACATATTAAAGACGCTTTAATAAAGAATATTGAATGGTCTGAGGGAATATATCCCGAGGCGAAGGAAGAATTATTAACTAGTGAAGTGGGGCGTTCTATCTTACCTAGATTTGACGATTTTAAAGACTATACCAATGGATTAGTAATCTGTGTTCACGATATTTGGTCTGCTCAAATCACTCTTCAATCTCTACAAGTAAGTGGAAATCAGTTTACAGCAACTGTTCATTATAGGGTTCAAGACCACTTTGGGTTAGATGATGCAGATATTTCTAATTGGGCTTATCGACAGGCTCGTATCTTCAGGCTTTGGTTTGTCTTGCAGCGTTGGGAACAATTTGACTTTAAACCATTTATTACTGAAATGAATGCCACTGTAACAATTAAAGGAACTCGAATATGA
- a CDS encoding DUF4123 domain-containing protein, translating into MLNLTHEYHGEAVNWYAVVRGDTGLAPAVYQWIDGHQIEPLYLMTVLDSLQDESPLVIALKYGGGDPLTDKLPPEQTIYFSAPMNMAMDDVLHQLRTRMVVYFEGNTTGLLHYYHPQVASYLFTLADREDTCGWLGLCCSAMVYRQQLSEPANWVEVGDGHSQPDPDVWVMQPSQEQALERLHEDKVIAAWAQQADVDEIDWLCQYQVTRFCQTYDIQAEPLQNHLRLWAQQNTFNLDDFQPEEQFVALLPEQKIERLEQRVARGL; encoded by the coding sequence ATGCTTAATTTAACACACGAATACCACGGTGAGGCAGTCAACTGGTATGCCGTGGTTCGCGGTGATACCGGGCTTGCGCCAGCAGTTTATCAGTGGATTGACGGCCATCAGATTGAGCCGCTTTACCTGATGACAGTCTTAGACAGCTTGCAGGATGAAAGTCCGCTGGTTATTGCCTTGAAATATGGTGGCGGTGATCCGCTGACGGATAAACTGCCCCCGGAGCAGACGATTTACTTTTCTGCCCCGATGAATATGGCCATGGACGATGTGCTTCATCAACTACGCACGCGGATGGTGGTTTACTTTGAAGGCAACACCACCGGCCTGCTCCACTATTATCATCCACAAGTTGCGAGTTATTTGTTCACTCTGGCTGACCGTGAGGATACCTGTGGATGGCTGGGGCTATGCTGCTCTGCCATGGTCTACCGCCAACAACTCAGTGAACCGGCAAATTGGGTTGAAGTCGGTGACGGTCACAGCCAACCGGATCCGGACGTCTGGGTGATGCAGCCAAGTCAGGAACAAGCACTTGAACGCTTACACGAAGACAAAGTCATTGCTGCATGGGCGCAGCAGGCCGATGTCGATGAGATCGACTGGCTTTGTCAGTATCAAGTTACCCGTTTCTGTCAAACCTACGATATTCAGGCAGAGCCGCTGCAAAACCATTTACGTCTGTGGGCACAGCAGAACACCTTTAATTTAGATGACTTCCAACCGGAAGAACAATTCGTGGCGCTCCTGCCGGAGCAAAAAATCGAACGATTAGAACAACGCGTGGCGAGAGGATTATAA
- a CDS encoding DUF4123 domain-containing protein, translating into MLNLTHEYHGETVNWYAVVRGDTGLAPAVYQWIDGHQIEPLYLMTVLDSLQDESPLVIALKYGGGDPLTDKLPPEQTIYFSAPMNVAMDDVLHQLRTRMVVYFEGNTTGLLHYYHPQVASYLFTLADREDTSGWLGLCCSAMVYRQQLSESASWVEVGDGHSEADPDVWVMQPSQEQALERLHEDKIIAAWAQQADVDEIDWLCQYQVTRFCQTYDIQAEPLQSHLRLWAQQNTFYLDDFQPEEQFVALLPEQKIEQLEQRVARGL; encoded by the coding sequence ATGCTTAATTTAACACACGAATACCACGGTGAGACAGTCAACTGGTATGCCGTGGTTCGCGGTGATACCGGGCTTGCGCCAGCAGTTTATCAGTGGATTGACGGCCACCAGATTGAGCCGCTTTACCTGATGACCGTCTTAGATAGCTTGCAGGATGAAAGTCCGCTGGTTATTGCCTTGAAATATGGTGGCGGTGATCCGCTGACGGATAAACTGCCCCCGGAGCAGACGATTTACTTTTCAGCCCCGATGAATGTGGCCATGGACGATGTGCTTCATCAACTACGCACGCGGATGGTGGTTTACTTTGAAGGCAATACAACCGGCCTGCTCCACTATTATCATCCACAAGTTGCGAGTTATTTGTTCACTCTGGCTGACCGTGAGGATACCAGTGGATGGCTGGGGTTATGCTGCTCTGCCATGGTCTACCGCCAACAGCTTAGTGAATCGGCAAGTTGGGTTGAAGTCGGTGATGGGCATAGTGAAGCGGACCCGGACGTCTGGGTGATGCAGCCAAGTCAGGAACAAGCACTTGAACGCTTACACGAAGACAAAATCATTGCTGCATGGGCGCAGCAGGCCGATGTCGATGAGATCGACTGGCTGTGTCAATATCAAGTCACCCGTTTCTGTCAAACCTACGATATTCAGGCAGAGCCGCTGCAAAGCCATTTACGTCTGTGGGCACAGCAGAACACCTTTTATTTAGATGACTTCCAACCGGAAGAACAATTCGTGGCGCTCCTGCCGGAGCAAAAAATCGAACAATTAGAACAACGCGTGGCGAGAGGATTATAA
- a CDS encoding DUF943 family protein, which translates to MTIKKLGWMILIFVLGYSLFLLLRPVEIIDVHQDGRWSRVVVKHFPITRKGKIDWWEQNKANLKEKYDVPKIDSHGYFNVSFLDIGSGYRVDRMVDQDSYLLCFEDMKVDANCIEKNKVFEVVKGRNGGLQFR; encoded by the coding sequence ATGACCATAAAGAAACTGGGATGGATGATTTTAATATTTGTCTTGGGGTATAGCTTATTTTTACTTTTAAGGCCTGTAGAAATCATTGATGTTCATCAAGATGGAAGATGGAGCAGAGTTGTTGTAAAGCATTTTCCTATCACTCGTAAGGGGAAAATAGATTGGTGGGAGCAAAATAAAGCCAATTTAAAAGAAAAATATGATGTACCTAAAATAGATAGTCATGGTTATTTTAATGTTTCTTTTTTGGATATTGGCTCTGGTTATCGCGTTGATCGAATGGTTGATCAAGATTCTTATTTACTTTGTTTTGAAGACATGAAAGTGGATGCAAATTGTATTGAAAAAAATAAGGTATTCGAAGTGGTTAAGGGGCGAAACGGTGGGCTTCAATTTCGTTGA
- a CDS encoding DUF6402 family protein, producing MSGKLNWPKSATVMNLWFQLNAREMTPSEKAGVVKPVDFPKEYINKTLFPWTWLTQYPQVKEALSEMNSLLDTSNAKREQRKHLVKYIKDKQQEIVFPYQLDNGSDPVVLHSFWQFQLKGIGYDFGQVDDLYGSLGNFAIYAAITKALIKKVDEKHYQATVTEVGIYMRDTFDFIGSQYLGHWNFEGLGLNPLGGLANRFNFEWQLPGWNPKLGMAEAFGNHDFNQYRDKHSKGGDLLLFSDVKRLPVNIELLLEIS from the coding sequence ATGTCAGGTAAATTGAATTGGCCAAAATCAGCGACCGTGATGAATTTGTGGTTTCAATTAAACGCAAGGGAAATGACCCCCAGTGAAAAAGCAGGAGTTGTTAAGCCTGTCGACTTTCCCAAAGAATATATTAATAAAACATTATTCCCATGGACATGGTTGACTCAATACCCGCAAGTGAAAGAGGCTTTGAGCGAGATGAATAGCCTATTGGATACTTCGAATGCAAAACGGGAACAACGTAAGCATTTAGTTAAGTATATTAAGGATAAACAGCAAGAAATAGTTTTTCCTTACCAATTAGATAATGGCAGTGATCCTGTAGTTCTACACTCATTCTGGCAATTTCAGCTCAAGGGTATTGGGTATGACTTTGGTCAGGTAGATGATCTCTATGGGTCATTAGGAAACTTTGCTATTTATGCGGCAATAACAAAAGCGCTCATCAAAAAAGTAGATGAAAAACATTATCAGGCAACGGTGACTGAAGTTGGTATTTATATGCGCGATACATTTGATTTCATTGGAAGCCAGTATCTGGGGCACTGGAACTTTGAAGGATTGGGCTTAAATCCTCTCGGCGGACTGGCAAATAGATTTAATTTTGAATGGCAGTTACCAGGATGGAATCCTAAATTGGGAATGGCAGAAGCATTTGGTAATCATGATTTTAACCAATACCGAGACAAACATTCGAAGGGTGGAGACTTACTGCTATTTTCTGATGTAAAACGTCTGCCGGTAAATATTGAATTATTATTGGAGATCTCATAA
- a CDS encoding DUF943 family protein, protein MSKKSWVILAFIFCGLIYFSYQTLRPVEIVDVHQDKHWTDIVVKNFPVTRWGKVQWWEDNQDFLKEKYGIPKPFSDGTFEITFWDIGSGYRVDRMVDQDSDLLCFKDMDVKANCIEKDRVFSVSMSKNLGLQYK, encoded by the coding sequence ATGAGTAAGAAATCATGGGTAATTCTGGCATTTATTTTTTGTGGATTGATTTATTTTAGTTATCAAACTCTTCGCCCAGTAGAGATCGTCGATGTTCATCAGGATAAACACTGGACTGATATTGTTGTTAAAAATTTTCCTGTAACCCGTTGGGGGAAAGTTCAGTGGTGGGAAGATAATCAGGATTTTTTAAAAGAAAAATATGGTATCCCCAAGCCGTTTAGTGATGGGACTTTCGAAATTACTTTCTGGGATATTGGTTCTGGTTATCGCGTTGATCGAATGGTTGATCAAGACTCTGATTTGCTCTGTTTTAAAGATATGGACGTAAAAGCAAACTGCATTGAGAAAGACCGAGTTTTTAGTGTATCTATGTCGAAGAATTTGGGATTGCAATATAAGTAA
- a CDS encoding toxin VasX → MACTCDHNKLLLIEVTGTQHEPHQDFAFYDLTDMTQQSALEGKKYTDKALAETTIYGWDWCQEKENRNVWLSVKASDGPIMLPLFDNVSYTQRIAKGPQKYQLHSFIPLTVLPTLKEHATKNERVAPLRDGYLYIAYNGKIWREIEISATDDGKPCFKDINLFAYRQGRDKPVKTETKREVTGEALKEIWYPAKENGRKTNIRMAFSEVQWSGARINRLEANPSELNQRMESIIGLNRAADMVEMRVRDDVSELQLADPCAFNKDLSGKILQTRLESAQKERDEYCKDDSFTTYTEMNYEYDARSSVLGKALWQVQKDAKVENLGPEPKFPSWEGEATADYLADAKSRKLQVLYLMDPIFNLRHHLAILQYANSFLQQIQLDAMSQPFYKSAELLQMFVLTPKLGEQENPSYKFKKHVDLKDHSTFKRTLRFHWREKIREDVLVLQKKVLEQLKDSQFALALKDIISLDDANALGGLILVNTCRHALLSDPDQSDQLLPKHKRRDFSSSQASVNKIFVDDSTNPLREMLFGNQDTQETLKKYLDTVEETAPYKKELEKLEGEANDGSGIINVAHLAKLVSQGLEMKPANLEQVEAGTLIRISQNAEQSEFPQVRRIMGAIDAMFSSYFQQGLDLATLTAALAETKPATISVPFKKLYTDAVGMAKMFGGDTLKSLTFVPVKGEKIEGYVIGLDGSGTKSGVSIEQSSAAYRNTQGRQVAHGDVSVDGEKIASTSKARMPKKAGLEIQQDLQLLVLKDVNSDAAQFIKNNHKLIDELKTADMSQTHVTKTNAYEKFHIPLFVLAIELQNCWNAISYAYTHSNDDFWYSQTNIVSAAFDITIASIHSRNLMKANTGRLFALSDKTALQLGPEIRSAWPKGKLGVELVGRVTALELVGCAAGLLTAGVMVWDMIRLFGKNDNDAAWGTALMAVGVVFGSVAGIFFSSTWSFLGMGPIGWISLLVIGAGFLITYLFTDGPLEAWIKNGPFGEDPATGKDDYAFLTQQPEEAYKQLLSLFVSLRIQVDPIEAAPFTATERHAYKTAGVTHCVRVKSNVAQLFNIKDGNIKFKVKFRQVLEQVSESLDEIEARERMKRTFGAETAEKYRAPMWRVIKHQPIQASKTIKTPEERIYLLKNTYADRASEVAYRTTIRYQRNIQVLAQVKVKDMPFPQPPLDEFKQTQQHLKEGKISVEVADFDDGQPVGLWENLFNNPKSHPVNYYWADSREREYQFTAADKQTESESQSETHADSQAQLQQG, encoded by the coding sequence ATGGCTTGTACATGTGATCATAACAAACTGCTGTTGATCGAAGTCACCGGAACCCAACATGAGCCCCATCAGGATTTTGCGTTCTATGACCTGACCGATATGACCCAACAATCAGCGCTGGAGGGGAAAAAGTATACCGACAAAGCCCTCGCTGAAACAACGATTTACGGCTGGGACTGGTGTCAGGAAAAAGAAAACCGCAATGTCTGGCTCTCTGTGAAAGCCAGCGACGGCCCGATCATGCTACCGTTGTTCGACAATGTCAGCTATACCCAACGCATTGCCAAAGGCCCGCAGAAATATCAGCTTCATTCATTTATTCCGTTGACAGTGTTACCGACACTCAAAGAACATGCGACTAAAAATGAACGAGTGGCCCCATTACGCGACGGTTATCTCTATATAGCCTACAACGGTAAGATCTGGCGGGAAATCGAAATTTCAGCGACAGATGACGGAAAGCCCTGTTTCAAAGACATTAACCTATTTGCTTATCGGCAAGGCCGAGATAAGCCGGTCAAAACAGAGACGAAACGTGAAGTCACGGGCGAAGCGTTAAAAGAGATCTGGTATCCGGCCAAAGAGAATGGCCGCAAAACCAATATCCGTATGGCCTTCTCCGAAGTGCAATGGAGTGGCGCGCGGATCAACCGCCTGGAAGCGAATCCATCCGAGTTGAATCAGCGAATGGAGTCTATCATCGGCCTGAACCGAGCAGCCGATATGGTCGAAATGCGAGTCAGAGATGACGTATCAGAGCTTCAGTTAGCCGATCCTTGTGCATTTAATAAAGACCTGTCCGGAAAAATACTGCAAACACGCCTAGAATCAGCCCAAAAAGAGCGTGACGAATACTGCAAAGATGATTCTTTTACCACCTATACCGAGATGAACTATGAATATGACGCCCGTTCTTCGGTTTTAGGCAAAGCGCTTTGGCAAGTCCAAAAAGATGCGAAGGTAGAAAACCTCGGCCCTGAGCCTAAATTTCCTTCATGGGAAGGTGAAGCAACAGCGGATTATCTTGCCGATGCAAAATCAAGAAAGCTGCAAGTCCTTTATTTAATGGATCCGATTTTTAACCTACGCCATCACCTTGCTATCTTGCAATACGCGAATAGCTTTTTACAACAAATTCAGCTTGATGCGATGAGTCAGCCTTTCTACAAAAGCGCAGAACTGTTACAGATGTTCGTCTTAACCCCGAAACTCGGAGAACAAGAGAACCCGTCCTATAAATTTAAAAAACACGTTGATTTGAAAGACCATAGTACCTTTAAACGCACCTTACGCTTCCACTGGCGGGAGAAAATACGTGAAGATGTATTAGTACTGCAAAAGAAAGTTCTCGAACAACTCAAAGACAGCCAGTTCGCTCTTGCTCTGAAAGATATTATCAGTCTGGATGATGCCAACGCATTGGGTGGCCTTATACTGGTCAACACTTGCCGCCATGCGCTCTTATCTGACCCGGATCAAAGTGATCAGTTGCTGCCGAAACATAAACGCCGTGACTTCTCATCTTCACAAGCCTCGGTGAATAAAATTTTTGTCGATGATAGTACCAACCCATTAAGAGAGATGTTGTTCGGTAATCAAGATACTCAGGAAACCTTAAAAAAATATTTAGACACCGTCGAAGAAACCGCACCTTACAAAAAAGAGCTGGAAAAATTGGAAGGTGAAGCCAATGACGGCTCTGGGATTATCAATGTTGCCCATCTGGCCAAGCTGGTCTCGCAAGGGCTAGAGATGAAACCTGCAAACCTTGAGCAGGTAGAAGCCGGCACGTTAATTCGAATTTCACAAAATGCGGAACAATCGGAATTTCCGCAAGTGCGCCGAATTATGGGGGCTATCGATGCGATGTTCAGCAGCTATTTCCAACAAGGATTGGATTTAGCCACATTAACCGCAGCATTGGCCGAAACGAAACCAGCCACCATCTCAGTGCCGTTTAAAAAGCTATATACCGATGCTGTCGGCATGGCCAAAATGTTTGGCGGTGATACCTTAAAATCGCTGACCTTCGTCCCGGTGAAAGGTGAAAAAATTGAAGGTTATGTGATTGGACTCGATGGTTCCGGCACCAAATCCGGGGTGAGTATTGAACAGTCTTCGGCGGCCTATCGAAATACACAAGGGCGACAGGTTGCTCATGGTGATGTATCGGTAGACGGTGAGAAAATCGCATCAACCAGTAAAGCCCGGATGCCCAAAAAAGCAGGGCTGGAAATTCAACAAGATTTACAACTGCTTGTGCTGAAAGATGTTAACTCAGATGCAGCCCAGTTTATCAAAAATAACCATAAGCTGATTGATGAACTCAAAACTGCTGATATGTCTCAGACGCATGTCACCAAAACTAATGCCTACGAAAAATTTCATATTCCTTTGTTTGTCTTGGCAATTGAATTACAGAATTGTTGGAATGCTATAAGCTATGCATATACACACTCAAATGATGACTTCTGGTATTCTCAAACTAATATTGTGAGTGCCGCATTTGATATTACTATTGCCAGTATACATAGCCGTAACTTGATGAAAGCCAATACGGGTCGATTATTTGCCCTCTCAGATAAAACCGCACTTCAGTTGGGGCCTGAGATCCGCTCAGCCTGGCCAAAAGGCAAACTCGGTGTTGAATTAGTTGGCAGAGTGACAGCCCTTGAGCTGGTCGGCTGTGCCGCCGGATTATTAACAGCCGGAGTAATGGTCTGGGATATGATCCGTCTGTTTGGTAAAAACGACAATGATGCCGCTTGGGGCACCGCCTTAATGGCGGTCGGTGTGGTGTTCGGCTCAGTGGCAGGTATCTTTTTTTCCTCCACTTGGAGCTTTCTAGGCATGGGGCCGATCGGCTGGATCTCACTGCTTGTTATCGGGGCCGGATTTTTGATTACCTATCTGTTTACCGACGGGCCGTTGGAAGCATGGATTAAAAACGGCCCCTTCGGTGAAGACCCGGCAACCGGAAAAGATGACTATGCCTTTTTAACCCAGCAGCCGGAAGAGGCTTATAAACAGTTACTCAGCCTGTTTGTCTCTCTGCGTATTCAGGTTGACCCGATTGAGGCAGCACCATTTACTGCCACCGAGCGACACGCCTATAAAACTGCGGGGGTCACCCACTGTGTCCGAGTGAAATCCAATGTTGCTCAACTATTCAATATTAAGGATGGGAATATCAAGTTCAAGGTAAAATTCCGTCAGGTGTTAGAACAAGTCAGTGAAAGTCTCGATGAAATAGAAGCCAGAGAACGTATGAAACGGACCTTCGGTGCTGAAACAGCCGAGAAATACCGTGCACCGATGTGGCGGGTGATCAAACATCAACCGATTCAGGCATCGAAAACCATCAAGACCCCAGAAGAGCGAATCTATCTGTTGAAAAACACCTATGCAGACAGAGCCAGTGAAGTTGCTTATCGGACCACGATACGTTACCAACGCAATATTCAGGTACTGGCTCAGGTAAAAGTCAAAGATATGCCCTTCCCCCAGCCACCACTGGATGAATTTAAGCAAACCCAACAACATTTGAAAGAGGGTAAAATTAGCGTTGAGGTTGCTGATTTTGATGACGGGCAACCGGTTGGATTGTGGGAAAATCTGTTTAATAACCCGAAAAGCCACCCGGTAAACTATTACTGGGCCGACTCCCGTGAGCGGGAATATCAGTTTACCGCAGCCGATAAACAGACAGAGAGTGAATCACAATCGGAGACTCACGCCGATTCTCAAGCACAATTACAGCAAGGGTAA